Proteins from one Triticum aestivum cultivar Chinese Spring chromosome 7A, IWGSC CS RefSeq v2.1, whole genome shotgun sequence genomic window:
- the LOC606334 gene encoding 60S ribosomal protein L10a: MSKLQSDAVKDAITQIVGEAREKKRKFTETVELQIGLKNYDPQKDKRFSGSVKLPHIPRPKMRVCMLGDAQHVDQAEKMGLDYMDVESLKKMNKNKKLVKKLAKKYHAFLASEAIIKQIPRLLGPGLNKAGKFPTLVSHQESLEAKVNETKATVKFQLKKVLCMGVAVGNLSMDEKQIQQNIQMSVNFLVSLLKKNWQNVRCLYVKSTMGKRVRVF; this comes from the exons ATGAG TAAGCTCCAAAGTGACGCTGTTAAGGATGCCATCACCCAGATTGTTGGGGAGGCGAGAGAAAAGAAGCGCAAGTTCACTGAGACTGTGGAGCTTCAGATCGGTCTCAAAAACTACGACCCACAAAAGGACAAACGTTTCAGCGGCTCAGTGAAGCTGCCCCATATCCCCCGCCCaaagatgagggtgtgcatgcttggTGATGCCCAGCATGTCGACCAG GCTGAGAAAATGGGACTTGACTACATGGATGTTGAAAGTctcaagaagatgaacaagaacaaGAAGCTTGTTAAGAAGCTAGCCAAGAAGTACCATGCTTTCTTGGCATCAGAGGCCATAATCAAGCAGATCCCTCGTCTCCTTGGCCCTGGTCTTAACAAGGCAG GCAAGTTTCCCACTCTGGTTAGTCACCAGGAATCTCTTGAAGCCAAGGTCAACGAGACAAAAGCTACAGTCAAGTTCCAGCTAAAGAAGGTTCTTTGCATGGGTGTTGCTGTGGGCAACTTGTCGATGGACGAGAAGCAGATCCAACAAAACATCCAAATGAGTGTCAACTTCCTTGTGTCCCTCCTGAAGAAGAATTGGCAGAAT GTGAGGTGCCTGTACGTGAAGAGCACCATGGGGAAGCGTGTACGGGTGTTCTAA